Proteins from a genomic interval of Zonotrichia leucophrys gambelii isolate GWCS_2022_RI chromosome 5, RI_Zleu_2.0, whole genome shotgun sequence:
- the LOC135448294 gene encoding acetyl-coenzyme A synthetase 2-like, mitochondrial — translation MARLLARACCLKALSQAPRCPSGLVAARPWSHGPLTAYMPEAVAFPRPKDHQDLYKLSVEQSDIFWGALGRSRLTWITPFHSVQDCDLCQGRISWFLGGQLNVTVNCLDRHVHVAPDKVALIWEKDEPGQEVRVTYRELLELTCRLGNTLKRQGVKQGDRVTIYMPPCPLAVASMLACARIGAVHTVVFAGFSAESLADRIRDAQSETVITVNQGLRGGKIIELKKTVDQAVKQCTGVKRVLVSMRTTSKVPMTALDVPLEEEMMKEDAYCEPAVMDSEDMLFLLYTSGSTGKPKGLVHSQAGYLLFAALTHKYVFDYQDRDIFGCVADIGWITGHTYVVYGPLCNGGTTVLFESTPVYPNPGRYWETVERLRINQFYGAPTAIRLLLRYGNEWVKKYDRSSLKMLGSVGEPINKEAWEWYFRVVGETRCPVVDTWWQTETGGICISPRPSNPGAEILPGMAMRPFFGISPSLLDDKGNVLLENDVSGALCISQAWPGMARTIYNDHKRFLKTYLTSYPGFFFTGDGVYRTSEGYYQLTGRLDDIISISGHRLGTAEVENVVNHHVAVAESAVIGYPHEIKGEGAYVFVVLKEKAGDYTQESLAAELQELISKKIAKYATPDYVQVTHRLPKTRSGKIMRRVLRKIVEDKASELGDLTTLDDHEAVQQIIEGHKHLVEQQKGH, via the exons atggccaggctgctggccagggcCTGCTGCCTCAAAGCTCTTTCTCAGGCTCCCAGATGCCCTTCTGGGCTGGTGGCTGCCAGACCCTGGAGCCACGGGCCTCTCACTGCCTACATGCCTGAAGCTGTTGCCTTCCCCAGACCCAAGGACCACCAGGATTTGTACAAGCTGTCAGTGGAGCAGAGTGACATCttctggggagcactgggaaggagCCGGCTCACCTGGATCACCCCCTTCCACTCTGTCCAGGACTGTGACTTGTGCCAGGGCAGAATCTCCTGGTTCCTGGGGGGGCAGCTGAATGTGACAG TGAATTGTCTGGACCGTCACGTCCATGTAGCCCCAGACAAAGTGGCTTTAATCTGGGAGAAGGATGAACCTGGACAGGAGGTACGGGTGACGTACAG ggagctgctggagctgacgTGCCGCCTGGGAAATACCCTGAAACGGCAAGGGGTGAAGCAGGGTGACAGGGTGACAATCTACATGCCCCCGTGCCCACTGGCAGTGGCCAGCATGCTGGCTTGTGCCCGCATCGGGGCCGTGCACACTGTGGTGTTTGCTGGCTTCAGTGCAGAGTCTCTGGCTGACAGGATCAGGGATG CCCAGTCAGAGACAGTGATTACAGTGAACCAGGGGCTAAGAGGTGGCAAGATTATTGAGCTGAAGAAGACAGTGGACCAGGCTGTGAAGCAGTGCACTGGAGTGAAACGAGTTCTGGTTTCCATGAGGACCACCAGCAAGGTTCCCATGACAGCTCTAGATGTGCCCCTGGAGGAG GAGATGATGAAGGAGGATGCATACTGTGAGCCTGCTGTCATGGACAGTGAAGACATGTTGTTTCTTCTCTACACATCAGGCAGCACTGGCAAACCCAAGGGCTTGGTTCATTCCCAGGCCGGTTACTTGCTGTTTGCTGCTCTCACACACAAG TATGTGTTCGACTaccaggacagggacatcttTGGCTGTGTGGCAGACATTGGCTGGATCACAGGACACACGTATGTGGTCTACGGCCCCCTCTGCAATGGTGGTACCACTGTCCTTTTTGAGAGCACTCCTGTCTACCCTAACCCTG GCCGCTACTGGGAAACAGTGGAGAGGTTAAGAATTAACCAGTTCTATGGGGCACCCACGGCCATCCGCCTGCTCCTCAGGTACGGCAATGAATGGGTGAAGAAGTACGATCGCTCTTCTCTCAAAATGCTTGGCTCAG TGGGGGAACCCATCAACAAGGAGGCGTGGGAATGGTACTTCCGTGTGGTCGGCGAGACACGATGCCCAGTAGTGGACACTTGGTGGCAAACTG aaacagGAGGCATCTGTATCTCACCCCGTCCTTCTAATCCTGGAGCTGAAATCCTTCCAGGAATGGCTATGAGACCCTTTTTTGGGATCAGCCCCTCCCTCTTGGATGACAAG GGAAATGTCCTTCTGGAAAATGACGTCTCAGGAGCTCTTTGCATCTCACAAGCCTGGCCTGGTATGGCACGAACCATTTACAATGACCACAAGAGATTTCTGAAAACTTACCTGACTTCTTATCCAG GATTTTTCTTCACTGGGGATGGTGTGTATCGTACCAGTGAGGGCTACTACCAGCTAACAGGACGGCTGGATGACATCATTAGCATCAGTGGACACcggctgggcactgcagaggtGGAGAATGTTGTG AATCACCATGTGGCAGTGGCAGAGTCTGCTGTCATTGGCTACCCACATGAGATCAAGGGAGAAG gagcctaTGTGTTTGTTGTGCTGAAGGAGAAGGCCGGTGACTACACACAGGAGAGtcttgctgctgagctgcaggagctcatcTCAAAGAAGATTGCTAAGTATGCAACTCCAGATTATGTTCAG GTCACACACCGGCTGCCCAAGACACGCTCAGGGAAGATTATGCGTCGGGTGCTTCGGAAAATTGTGGAGGACAAGGCCAGTGAGCTTGGGGACCTAACCACCCTGGATGACCATGAGGCTGTGCAGCAGATCATAGAGGGACACAAGCACCTTGTGGAACAGCAGAAGGGCCACTAG